A stretch of DNA from Desulfosarcina ovata subsp. ovata:
CCAGGGCCTTTCCCTATTCCGGGCGGCACTTGGCCCGCGTGTTCAAGGCGGAGATGAAGATCACGCTGTTTGAATATATTCGTCTCCACCGGATTTTGATGGCTTCCCTGGCCTTGTGCGAGACGGACAATGCCGTTACCGACATCGGCCTTGATTGCGGATATGCTTCGCTCTCTTCCTTCTACCGGGATTTCAACACCGTCTATGGCATCGCGCCCAAATTTTTCCGGAAGGCATTTTCAGGCAACGGTGGGCGAGGGGATTCTTCCGATCAATAGTGGGATTTTATTTATGCTTGGATCGTGATATGCGAACCTTCTTTTTAAATGGCAGAACACGGTTTTTGGCGAAAGGGAACACGACCGATGGCATTGCCCTGGAGAACCATTGAAGCGGTCCAGACCGAGGAAGGGCGTCTTGAGCTGAGGCAGCGCGGAGAACGGGATTTTCTGATTTGCGTGGACGGCCGCG
This window harbors:
- a CDS encoding helix-turn-helix domain-containing protein, with product MLLKLLPEEMERPADLVRLPEPKARLTRNVVRFVEKRYAGPLTMADFSRAFPYSGRHLARVFKAEMKITLFEYIRLHRILMASLALCETDNAVTDIGLDCGYASLSSFYRDFNTVYGIAPKFFRKAFSGNGGRGDSSDQ